A stretch of Pygocentrus nattereri isolate fPygNat1 chromosome 8, fPygNat1.pri, whole genome shotgun sequence DNA encodes these proteins:
- the LOC108428092 gene encoding C-C motif chemokine 4 homolog has translation MEMKMSCVCLVLGLVLLMTVSSDAQPLAVSQGHPDLCCFNFATSDIPDTEITGIVKTHHNCPKSGYVFTTPNGRFCKKDLQSSHSKQSS, from the exons atggagatgaagatgagctgtgtgtgtttggtgctggGGCTGGTCCTGCTGATGACCGTCTCCTCAGATGCTCAGC cTCTTGCCGTTTCCCAGGGCCATCCTGACTTGTGCTGTTTCAACTTCGCCACTAGTGACATTCCAGATACGGAAATAACAGGCATTGTGAAAACACATCACAACTGCCCAAAGTCCGGCTACGT GTTTACAACACCGAACGGCAGATTCTGCAAGAAGGACCTGCAGTCCAGCCACAGCAAACAGAGCAGCTAA
- the LOC108428093 gene encoding C-C motif chemokine 13-like, which translates to MNCEKKRLSSSNWRYRRREEHSELQTPAEKMEMKMSCVCLVLGLVLLMTISSDAAPLVLGQPNLCCFIFATLKIPHQEIQAVVKTHHNCPKRGYVVVAKRGKFCKEEVVLK; encoded by the exons atgaattGTGAAAAAAAGAGACTCAGCAGCTCAAACTGGAGATACAGACGGAGAGAGGAGCATTCAGAGCTTCAGACACCTGCAGAGAagatggagatgaagatgagctgtgtgtgtttggtgctggGGCTGGTCCTGCTGATGACCATCTCCTCAGATGCTGCCC CTCTAGTTCTTGGCCAGCCTAATCTGTGCTGTTTCATCTTCGCCACTTTAAAGATTCCACATCAAGAAATACAAGCAGTTGTAAAAACACATCACAACTGCCCAAAGCGCGGCTATGT GGTTGTGGCGAAAAGAGGCAAGTTCTGCAAGGAGGAAGTAGTCCTGAAGTAA